The genome window CCAAAAGCTTTCTGAATTTGCGTCATCAAACGATAACCTGGAAGAAGTTTTTGAAAACCGCGAGCAAATTGAGATCTCTAAATATTACGAAAAACTTCCAAAACCTTCTTTGGTAGCTATCCAGGAATTTTTAGAGGATAAAGTTTATTACCGCAACCCGGCTAAAGAACAATAGTCCTGGTTCTCCCAAAGGGGAATAATTAAGGCAAAGTATAAAAAACTCCTATCAGGGAGTTTTTTTGTTTAATTTTAAGTTTTATAACCCTTTTTAGGGCCCGGGGCATGCAAGGTAAAAACATTGTTTTAGGCATTTGTGGTAGTATAGCAGCATATAAATCGGCAACGCTGGTACGGCTACTGGTTAAAAACGGAGCAAACGTAAAGGTGGTCATGACGCCCGATGCCACTAATTTTATTACGCCACTAACGCTATCCACATTATCAAAGAACCCTGTACTGGTTGATTATTTTGTCCCCGAAACAGGCGAGTGGAATAACCACGTTGAATTAGGCCTATGGGCTGATATTTTAATAATTGCGCCGGCCAGTGCCAATACCCTTGCCAAAATGGCCACCGGCCTTTGCGATAATTTATTGATGGCGGTTTATCTGTCGGCAAAGTGCCCGGTATATTTTGCACCGGCGATGGACCTTGACATGTGGAAGCATAGCGCGACACAGGATAATATCAGCAAACTACAATTGTTCGGAAACATCCTTGTGCCGCCAGGCACAGGAGAACTGGCCAGCGGCCTGCATGGGGAGGGACGAATGGCTGAGCCTGAAGAGATAGCTGCCTTTATCAATACAGATCTCAAAAAAAAACTTCCCTTAATTGATCAAAAAATAATGGTTACCGCCGGCCCAACCTACGAGGCTATTGACCCGGTTCGGTTTATTGGTAATCACTCATCAGGTAAAATGGGCTTCGCTATTGCTGATGAACTGGCTAAGCTGGGGGCCGACGTTACTTTGATAGCAGGGCCATCGGCACAAACAAGTAAACAAAAAAACATCACGCGAATAGATGTTGTTTCGGCGGCCGAAATGCTGGAAGCCTGCCTGCAAAACTTCAAAAACTCAACCGCCTGTGTA of Mucilaginibacter xinganensis contains these proteins:
- a CDS encoding DNA-directed RNA polymerase subunit omega, whose translation is MNANNNTVTKPAVASSTVTRDLRELDVKTDNIYESLVIMSKRANQISNNVKEELHQKLSEFASSNDNLEEVFENREQIEISKYYEKLPKPSLVAIQEFLEDKVYYRNPAKEQ
- the coaBC gene encoding bifunctional phosphopantothenoylcysteine decarboxylase/phosphopantothenate--cysteine ligase CoaBC produces the protein MQGKNIVLGICGSIAAYKSATLVRLLVKNGANVKVVMTPDATNFITPLTLSTLSKNPVLVDYFVPETGEWNNHVELGLWADILIIAPASANTLAKMATGLCDNLLMAVYLSAKCPVYFAPAMDLDMWKHSATQDNISKLQLFGNILVPPGTGELASGLHGEGRMAEPEEIAAFINTDLKKKLPLIDQKIMVTAGPTYEAIDPVRFIGNHSSGKMGFAIADELAKLGADVTLIAGPSAQTSKQKNITRIDVVSAAEMLEACLQNFKNSTACVMSAAVADYTPVNPLNQKIKKQEKGFTINVKKTTDILGELGKIKQPGQLLVGFALETNDEEKNAVGKLQKKNLDFIVLNSLNDEGAGFKKDTNKITIIDSNLQTTAYGLKSKEDVAHDICTKIVELIKK